A genomic region of Ehrlichia japonica contains the following coding sequences:
- a CDS encoding DUF3514 domain-containing protein — protein MQKLIAKGHIGKELLFRTVAFSQCSCSIRRAFRHLYHPAKNHVHEISGLNIPWSIMRRCPKGF, from the coding sequence ATACAAAAGCTAATTGCAAAAGGACATATAGGAAAAGAGTTACTATTTCGTACTGTAGCCTTTAGTCAGTGCTCTTGCAGTATTAGGAGAGCATTTAGGCATTTATATCACCCAGCGAAGAATCATGTACATGAAATTTCTGGACTCAACATTCCATGGAGTATCATGCGACGATGTCCTAAAGGGTTTTGA
- a CDS encoding DUF3514 domain-containing protein — protein sequence MCCKFVCMSSASKKFASLVDLIVLSCVTCFGQMYHVMVKAESFVGKIKIGKDTKANCKRTYRKRVTISYCSL from the coding sequence ATGTGTTGTAAATTTGTATGCATGTCAAGTGCAAGTAAGAAATTTGCGAGCTTAGTAGATCTTATAGTATTATCTTGTGTTACGTGTTTTGGACAGATGTATCATGTGATGGTTAAAGCGGAAAGTTTTGTTGGAAAAATCAAGATAGGAAAGGATACAAAAGCTAATTGCAAAAGGACATATAGGAAAAGAGTTACTATTTCGTACTGTAGCCTTTAG
- a CDS encoding DUF3514 domain-containing protein, which produces MALSFMVNVFDVHENKQVMLKSEYKCFFVGRRVTENLPLCAFVIKLGALEHMLTRFYQACVYNSVKYCASHFDNQKLVDSMIIKLRAASHSQLISPLTRPSTIFYNYVSFLNIKLLISCILVSFM; this is translated from the coding sequence ATGGCTCTTAGTTTTATGGTAAATGTGTTTGATGTGCATGAGAATAAGCAGGTTATGCTTAAGAGTGAATACAAGTGTTTTTTTGTCGGCCGCCGGGTAACTGAAAATTTGCCCCTATGTGCCTTCGTAATTAAACTGGGAGCTCTTGAGCATATGCTAACTAGATTTTATCAAGCTTGTGTATATAATAGTGTGAAATATTGTGCAAGTCATTTTGATAATCAAAAATTGGTAGATAGTATGATTATTAAATTGCGTGCTGCAAGTCATTCTCAGTTAATATCTCCATTAACACGACCAAGTACAATTTTCTATAATTATGTAAGTTTTCTCAACATCAAACTACTTATAAGCTGTATCCTAGTAAGTTTTATGTGA
- a CDS encoding pyruvate dehydrogenase complex dihydrolipoamide acetyltransferase, translated as MPIEVLMPALSPTMKSGTIRKWYKSEGDVVKSGDIIADIETDKAVMEFEYTDEDGIMGKVFFEEGSKNIEVNQLIALIAVDEQDLVGIHSYKRSDDIPKDESVTSQVSQQVVNTEMLNSPSDSCKRIKISPLAKKIASDLCVDINLVKGTGPYGRIVKADILDVVNQKGNVSNSSVESSFTEISSMRRVIAERLVYSKQTIPHFYVSIDCLVDDLLKLRLEINAENPDSKVTVNDFIIKAVAMSIKKFPEINVSWSDDEIVVFHSVDISVAVSIDNGLITPIVFNADKKSLLEISSEVKVLASKAKSGKLKPEEFQGGGFTVSNLGMFGIKEFYAIVNPPQSCIMSVGCSEKKAIVIDDQVCISNVMTITLSVDHRVIDGVLAARFLNCFKSYLEKPFLMLI; from the coding sequence ATGCCAATAGAAGTATTGATGCCTGCTCTTTCTCCAACTATGAAAAGTGGGACTATAAGAAAGTGGTATAAGTCAGAAGGGGATGTAGTCAAATCAGGTGATATAATAGCTGATATAGAAACTGATAAAGCTGTTATGGAATTTGAGTACACAGATGAAGATGGTATAATGGGCAAAGTTTTCTTTGAAGAAGGAAGCAAGAATATAGAAGTGAACCAATTAATAGCATTAATTGCTGTAGATGAACAAGATTTAGTCGGAATTCATTCATATAAGAGAAGTGATGATATCCCTAAAGATGAATCGGTTACATCACAGGTTAGTCAACAGGTTGTAAATACTGAAATGTTAAATAGCCCTTCTGATTCATGTAAAAGAATTAAAATTAGTCCTTTAGCCAAAAAGATTGCTTCCGACCTATGTGTTGATATCAATTTAGTAAAAGGAACGGGTCCTTATGGAAGAATTGTAAAAGCTGATATACTAGATGTTGTAAATCAAAAAGGTAATGTTTCTAATTCTTCTGTAGAGAGTTCTTTTACTGAAATTAGTAGCATGCGTAGGGTAATAGCAGAACGTTTAGTATATTCTAAACAAACGATTCCTCATTTTTATGTTTCGATAGATTGTTTGGTAGATGATCTATTAAAGCTAAGATTAGAAATTAATGCTGAAAATCCTGATAGTAAAGTTACAGTAAATGATTTCATTATTAAAGCTGTTGCTATGAGTATTAAGAAATTTCCTGAAATTAATGTATCTTGGTCTGATGATGAAATAGTTGTATTTCATAGTGTTGATATTTCAGTTGCTGTATCTATTGATAATGGACTTATTACCCCAATTGTTTTCAATGCAGATAAAAAATCTTTGTTAGAAATATCAAGTGAAGTTAAAGTATTAGCTAGTAAAGCTAAGTCTGGCAAATTAAAACCAGAAGAGTTCCAAGGTGGAGGTTTTACTGTTTCTAATCTTGGTATGTTTGGTATTAAAGAGTTTTATGCAATTGTTAATCCTCCACAATCCTGTATAATGTCTGTTGGATGTTCTGAAAAGAAAGCGATAGTTATTGATGACCAAGTATGTATTTCAAATGTTATGACAATAACATTATCTGTAGATCATAGAGTGATTGATGGTGTGCTAGCAGCAAGATTTTTAAATTGCTTTAAGTCTTATTTAGAGAAGCCGTTTTTAATGTTGATATAG
- a CDS encoding class I fructose-bisphosphate aldolase, translating to MLASNRIQDILGFYESENPGVKANLVRMLLHGKVAGSGKLLILPVDQGMEHGPTKSFSQNPQSYDPHYHFKLAIESGFSAYAAPLGMLEAGASTYAGLIPLILKLNSSTLLSPRNNLDQVVTSSIKDALKLGCSAIGITIYPGSHNFFSMIRETRDLIAEAKAAGLAVVIWSYPRGNDISKQGETAIDIVAYAAHIAASLGANIIKVKLPTNHIERDPIPYDISSLEKRIEYIKLSCFAGRRLVVFSGGETKTDEELFKEIQSIKLGGGDGSIIGRNSFQRSKSNAISMIGKIVKIYNS from the coding sequence GTGCTAGCCAGTAATCGTATTCAAGATATTTTGGGGTTTTACGAAAGCGAGAATCCAGGGGTAAAAGCAAACCTGGTAAGAATGTTGTTACATGGTAAGGTAGCTGGTAGCGGGAAGTTGTTAATATTACCCGTCGACCAAGGAATGGAGCATGGACCAACCAAGAGCTTCTCACAAAATCCTCAATCTTATGATCCACATTACCATTTTAAATTAGCCATTGAAAGTGGGTTTAGCGCATATGCAGCTCCACTTGGTATGCTTGAAGCAGGAGCATCTACTTATGCTGGTCTTATACCTCTTATACTTAAACTAAATAGCTCTACACTGCTTTCTCCAAGAAATAATCTGGATCAAGTGGTAACTTCTTCTATAAAGGATGCGTTAAAATTAGGATGTTCAGCTATAGGAATAACTATTTACCCAGGTTCTCATAATTTCTTTTCTATGATTCGAGAAACAAGAGACCTTATTGCAGAAGCAAAAGCAGCAGGGTTAGCAGTTGTAATATGGTCATATCCACGAGGAAATGATATTTCAAAACAAGGAGAAACAGCAATAGATATAGTAGCATATGCTGCACATATTGCAGCATCACTTGGAGCAAATATCATAAAAGTCAAGTTACCAACAAATCATATAGAACGAGATCCTATACCTTATGATATTTCATCTTTAGAAAAAAGGATAGAATATATAAAATTATCCTGCTTTGCAGGAAGGAGGTTAGTTGTCTTTTCGGGTGGAGAAACAAAAACTGATGAAGAATTATTTAAAGAAATACAGTCAATAAAATTAGGTGGAGGAGATGGATCGATTATAGGACGTAATTCCTTCCAAAGATCAAAAAGTAATGCTATATCAATGATAGGAAAAATAGTAAAAATTTATAACAGTTAG
- the secF gene encoding protein translocase subunit SecF, whose product MVFLSGTNINFSKYRIYAVSCSGVLMLVSILLVLLKGIYFGTDFAGGIIIELRANQIDTKNVNLKLQENGFIGFSVQGFKNNDKELMIRFKSEKNSNQLHAIEKIKGVLEEILGEVTYLKIDYVGPQVGYKQIFEGLCAIILSLLGMFLYLWLRFQWRFALGGVLALIHDVVLTLGLISLCNIEFNLSSTAAILTVIGYSVNDSVVIYDRIRELLKKKIQKKLPDIINMSINATLSRTILTSGTTMLASIPLMLLCQGTVRELSIIVFFGIAVGTYSSVFIATTSLSNNINKA is encoded by the coding sequence GTGGTTTTTCTTAGTGGTACAAATATAAATTTTTCTAAGTATAGGATATATGCTGTATCTTGTAGTGGTGTCCTCATGCTTGTTTCAATATTGCTTGTTTTATTGAAAGGTATATACTTTGGTACAGACTTTGCAGGTGGTATAATAATCGAACTTCGTGCGAATCAAATAGATACTAAAAATGTTAATCTAAAACTACAGGAAAATGGTTTTATAGGTTTCTCTGTTCAAGGTTTTAAAAATAATGATAAAGAATTAATGATTCGTTTTAAGAGTGAAAAAAATTCGAATCAATTGCATGCTATTGAAAAGATAAAAGGTGTATTAGAAGAAATACTAGGTGAAGTAACTTATTTAAAAATAGATTATGTTGGGCCACAAGTTGGGTATAAGCAGATTTTTGAAGGGTTATGCGCAATAATACTTTCATTGTTAGGAATGTTTTTATATTTGTGGTTAAGGTTTCAGTGGAGGTTTGCATTAGGTGGTGTTTTAGCTCTAATACATGATGTTGTTTTAACATTGGGGTTAATTAGCTTATGTAATATTGAGTTTAATCTTTCTTCGACTGCGGCAATCTTAACAGTTATTGGTTATTCGGTTAATGATTCAGTAGTAATATATGATAGAATTAGAGAATTACTTAAGAAGAAAATACAAAAAAAGCTACCTGATATCATTAATATGAGTATTAACGCTACTTTATCAAGAACAATATTGACGTCTGGTACCACTATGTTAGCATCTATCCCTTTAATGTTATTATGTCAGGGTACAGTTAGAGAATTGAGTATAATTGTGTTTTTTGGTATAGCGGTTGGAACATATTCATCAGTATTTATAGCGACAACATCTTTATCTAATAATATTAACAAAGCTTAG
- a CDS encoding YraN family protein, with protein sequence MFYTKNYKHFIYNIVGYLGEIVVIWFLKCKRYHVIKHRYKCVLGEIDIIALKNKHLVFIEVKTSIFRSEIPITNKQQRSIIRVAKHFITYHTKFEEYNIRFDLYFLSLSKGLIHIPHAWQEL encoded by the coding sequence GTGTTTTACACTAAGAATTATAAGCATTTCATTTACAACATTGTAGGATATTTAGGAGAAATAGTAGTAATTTGGTTTTTAAAGTGCAAAAGATATCACGTTATAAAACACAGGTACAAATGCGTGCTAGGAGAAATAGATATAATTGCTCTTAAGAACAAACACTTAGTTTTTATAGAAGTTAAAACCAGTATATTTAGATCAGAGATTCCTATCACCAACAAGCAACAAAGATCTATTATCAGAGTAGCAAAACACTTTATTACGTACCATACAAAATTTGAAGAATACAATATAAGATTTGATTTATATTTTCTTTCACTTTCAAAAGGATTGATACATATTCCACATGCTTGGCAAGAACTTTAA
- the hemA gene encoding 5-aminolevulinate synthase gives MINYEEIFFNRIKHIKDEGRYREFTGFSRIPGQFPYAIECSVNNVVTLWCSNDYLGMGQNEHMILAIKNYGSSVGAGGTRNISGTTKEIIELEESLADLHKKPAALTFVCGYVANQTTISTLLSVIPDIVVFSDEKNHSSMIEGIRVSNRAKYIFRHNDVGHLEDFLKSVDISVPKIIIFESLYSMDGDVAPISKICDLADKYNAITYLDEVHAVGMYGSRGGGISEQENISDRITIIQGTLSKAFGVMGGYIAGSKNLVDVIRSFAPGFIFTTALSPLIASSARISVEHLKNSSIEREKQREVVSKVKESFSKAGINFVKTDTHIIPIIIGDSMACKNISQVLLKEYKIYIQSINYPTVPVGTERLRITPTPCHTDEMIGELTQALVSVLRRFKIMD, from the coding sequence ATGATAAATTATGAAGAAATCTTTTTTAACCGAATTAAGCATATAAAAGATGAAGGTCGATATAGGGAATTTACTGGATTTTCACGTATTCCTGGTCAATTTCCTTATGCTATTGAATGTAGTGTAAATAATGTAGTTACTCTGTGGTGTAGCAATGATTATTTAGGTATGGGACAAAATGAACATATGATTCTTGCTATCAAGAATTATGGCAGTAGTGTAGGTGCTGGAGGTACAAGGAATATTTCTGGAACTACAAAAGAAATTATTGAACTTGAAGAGTCATTAGCAGATTTACATAAGAAACCAGCTGCTCTAACTTTTGTATGTGGTTATGTTGCAAATCAGACTACTATTAGTACATTGCTTTCTGTGATTCCAGATATTGTGGTTTTTTCAGATGAAAAAAATCATTCTTCTATGATAGAGGGGATCAGAGTCAGTAATAGAGCAAAATATATATTCAGGCACAATGATGTTGGTCATCTTGAAGATTTTTTGAAATCTGTTGATATATCTGTGCCTAAAATTATAATATTTGAATCTTTATATTCTATGGATGGAGATGTAGCTCCGATTTCGAAGATTTGTGATTTAGCCGATAAATATAATGCAATAACTTATTTAGATGAAGTGCATGCAGTTGGCATGTATGGAAGCCGTGGTGGAGGTATATCAGAGCAGGAAAACATATCTGATAGGATTACAATCATTCAAGGAACGCTTTCCAAAGCTTTTGGGGTTATGGGAGGATATATTGCTGGATCAAAAAATTTAGTGGATGTTATTAGAAGTTTTGCTCCTGGCTTTATTTTTACTACAGCATTATCCCCGCTTATTGCATCATCTGCTAGAATAAGTGTTGAACATTTAAAAAATAGTTCTATTGAGAGAGAAAAGCAACGTGAAGTTGTTAGTAAAGTAAAGGAGTCTTTTTCTAAGGCTGGGATTAATTTTGTTAAAACAGATACACATATCATTCCTATTATTATAGGTGATTCAATGGCTTGTAAGAATATTTCACAGGTATTGCTTAAGGAGTATAAGATATATATACAATCTATCAATTATCCTACTGTGCCTGTAGGTACGGAAAGATTAAGAATTACTCCAACACCTTGTCATACGGACGAGATGATAGGTGAATTAACTCAAGCTTTAGTTAGTGTTTTGCGAAGATTTAAAATAATGGATTAA
- the tyrS gene encoding tyrosine--tRNA ligase: MKFKSQFLSFLYSRGYFNQCTNVSALDQLMGQQCIRAYIGFDCTAKSLHVGSLVQIMVLRHLQRFGHKPIILLGDGTTKIGDPSGKDKSRIMLSANEIEENTLGICEVLKKFIVFGDGTHDALLVRNAEWLDDLNYIEFLRDIGKHFSVNNMLTFDSVRLRLEREQNLSFLEFNYMLLQSYDFVELNRRHNCLLQIGGSDQWGNIVNGVELGRKLRLPELFGLTTNLVLTSSGEKMGKTAQGAVWLDGNMYNPVDYWQYFRNVKDEDVGRFLRLFTDLSLDEIKELELLQGHEINEAKKILATEATKICYGEQIAQSIANDALKVFEHNDDSGLSAFYVSRCDIELGLPIIKLLQISGMEKSSSSARRLINGKGCKINDVVLLDMNYKLSLKDFCNTYYVKLSCGKKRHLKIMLEE; this comes from the coding sequence ATGAAGTTCAAGTCTCAGTTCTTAAGCTTTTTATATTCTCGAGGGTATTTTAATCAATGTACTAACGTTAGTGCCTTGGATCAATTAATGGGCCAACAATGTATACGTGCGTATATAGGATTTGATTGCACTGCTAAAAGTTTACATGTTGGTAGTTTGGTGCAGATTATGGTTTTAAGGCACCTTCAGAGGTTTGGTCATAAACCGATAATATTGTTAGGAGATGGGACAACTAAAATAGGTGATCCTTCTGGTAAGGATAAGTCACGAATAATGCTGTCTGCTAATGAGATTGAGGAAAATACGTTAGGTATTTGTGAAGTATTAAAGAAGTTTATTGTATTTGGCGATGGAACACACGATGCGTTGTTAGTACGTAATGCTGAATGGTTAGATGATTTAAATTATATAGAGTTTTTAAGAGATATAGGTAAACATTTTTCCGTAAACAACATGTTGACTTTTGATAGTGTAAGATTGCGTTTGGAAAGAGAACAAAATCTTAGCTTTTTAGAATTTAATTACATGTTGTTACAGTCATATGATTTTGTAGAGTTAAATCGACGTCATAATTGTTTACTACAAATAGGTGGCTCTGATCAATGGGGTAATATTGTTAATGGTGTGGAATTGGGCAGGAAGTTAAGATTACCAGAACTTTTTGGCCTTACTACTAATTTAGTACTTACAAGCTCAGGTGAAAAAATGGGTAAGACTGCACAAGGTGCAGTGTGGTTGGATGGTAATATGTATAATCCCGTTGATTATTGGCAATATTTTCGTAATGTTAAGGATGAAGATGTAGGTCGTTTTTTAAGGTTATTTACAGACTTATCTCTTGATGAAATAAAAGAGTTGGAGCTTTTACAAGGACATGAGATTAATGAGGCAAAGAAAATATTGGCTACTGAAGCTACTAAAATCTGTTACGGAGAGCAAATTGCTCAAAGTATTGCTAATGATGCACTTAAAGTTTTTGAGCATAATGATGATTCAGGTTTATCAGCTTTTTATGTGAGTAGGTGTGATATAGAGTTAGGACTACCTATAATAAAATTACTTCAAATATCTGGGATGGAAAAAAGTAGTAGTAGTGCTAGAAGATTGATTAATGGTAAAGGATGTAAAATTAATGATGTGGTTTTGCTAGATATGAATTACAAGTTATCTTTAAAGGACTTTTGCAATACATACTATGTTAAATTGAGTTGTGGTAAGAAGCGTCATTTAAAGATAATGTTAGAGGAATGA
- a CDS encoding polyprenyl synthetase family protein: MINNFNNIFLQLKSLVQQDLDEMEFLISHQNDKHIALITEIIHHLIKSGGKRIRPIIFFIICKMLNCNNANKILIAAAIEFIHNATLLHDDVIDESEIRRGTKTSNFIWGNKASILVGDFLLAVSFQWLIECKNLNILSILSQTSNTIIVGEVQQMISSHNINISKEKYIEIISAKTASLFGATCESAANLAQVTNKEKEALKSFGNNFGISFQIMDDILDYTASEEQFGKKLGNDLFTGKTTLPVIIAYQNATSKEKKFWDQISVNANLEQAISYIKSHNAIEKSIDIATIYVNQAKSCLNIFAESNYKMHLNKLLDCILHRGY, translated from the coding sequence ATGATAAACAACTTTAACAATATATTTCTACAATTAAAGTCACTAGTCCAACAAGACTTAGACGAAATGGAATTTCTAATTTCACACCAAAATGATAAACACATTGCTTTAATTACAGAAATTATACATCACTTAATTAAATCCGGAGGCAAAAGGATACGTCCTATAATTTTTTTCATCATATGTAAGATGCTAAATTGTAATAATGCAAATAAAATACTAATTGCAGCAGCTATTGAATTCATACACAATGCTACATTGTTACATGATGACGTTATCGATGAAAGTGAGATAAGAAGAGGAACAAAAACATCCAATTTTATATGGGGAAACAAAGCAAGTATCCTAGTAGGAGACTTCTTACTTGCTGTATCTTTTCAATGGCTTATAGAGTGTAAGAATCTGAATATATTATCTATACTATCTCAAACATCTAATACTATTATAGTTGGAGAAGTACAACAAATGATATCTAGTCACAATATAAACATTTCTAAGGAAAAATACATAGAAATCATTTCTGCAAAAACAGCCTCTTTATTTGGAGCAACATGTGAATCCGCTGCAAATCTAGCCCAAGTAACCAATAAGGAAAAAGAAGCGCTAAAAAGTTTTGGAAACAACTTCGGTATTTCCTTTCAAATCATGGACGATATTTTAGATTATACAGCCTCAGAAGAACAATTCGGTAAAAAACTAGGAAATGATCTTTTTACAGGCAAAACTACCTTGCCTGTTATTATTGCATATCAAAATGCAACATCAAAAGAAAAAAAATTCTGGGATCAAATATCTGTAAATGCAAACTTAGAACAAGCTATATCCTATATTAAATCTCATAATGCGATTGAAAAATCAATAGATATTGCAACAATTTATGTAAATCAGGCAAAATCATGTTTGAATATTTTTGCAGAGTCAAACTATAAAATGCATCTAAACAAACTACTAGATTGTATTCTACATAGAGGATATTAA
- a CDS encoding ankyrin repeat domain-containing protein codes for MFIVRKIAITKYTRPILFSEILAYDMSFLKTLESLEAEDVLLLKDEVGSVFYYLIMSLYDVSEIQSDSSNAIKERLKAVLLEAVRQSSVDEDQTVDLQATEVKEMSNKLRRAYKSVSGKVCKTLLNVLDNETSQEETDLEVVQQNKIKLRTEMFKSVIHAVEIVADKINTAVAEQRISAQQVSEFLSWSNGFGDASLPGDMMSALVRLYFLTGESECADLSYLLVKTLLMSFSQYKLDARGRNAVHYAVNMCNQKKQESFLCEIIQLLVYERVEMVSEPDNYGNNPMHYAACAPYMNYVVIRYFAKNAPLILTQQNSHGDTPLHVLSYMYFISFAKVLSYYNILHKKDLDRNLKPIVTNEMAIAEMSNRIKISLKNNQALVKEIEAYMTECIKSYRLLLTMVSFEQLCDVKNNLGHTVYDIMNANMTNICSRDLEALLQNFSQVSSRLPIYDSRIDSQHALCVNFCFSDEYKVVGHSKYGHVLYSLIKRMYDLMYSKFTELSDARELYMSVKNERDDFKLLFLLVFMVFLSLCALNIVLGFKTKPVFGFEQSLYRTVLVSVVSIVFFAVVSLCCFLYVQHVSRIDNEVMNQKEQIMKNILLSHLDIEEIDVVKKMM; via the coding sequence ATGTTCATTGTTCGTAAAATAGCTATAACGAAATATACTCGGCCTATCTTATTTAGTGAAATATTAGCATATGATATGTCGTTTTTAAAAACGCTAGAATCTTTAGAAGCTGAGGATGTGCTGTTGTTGAAAGATGAGGTTGGTTCAGTATTCTATTATTTAATCATGTCATTGTATGATGTATCTGAAATTCAAAGTGATTCTAGTAATGCTATAAAAGAGCGACTTAAAGCAGTGCTGCTAGAGGCAGTTAGGCAATCTAGTGTAGATGAAGATCAAACTGTAGATTTGCAAGCTACTGAAGTGAAAGAAATGTCTAATAAGCTGAGACGTGCGTATAAGTCTGTTTCTGGTAAAGTATGCAAGACTTTATTAAATGTGCTTGATAATGAAACTTCCCAAGAAGAAACAGATCTGGAGGTTGTACAGCAAAATAAAATAAAGCTCAGAACAGAGATGTTCAAGTCTGTAATACACGCTGTGGAGATAGTAGCTGATAAAATTAATACAGCTGTTGCAGAGCAGAGGATTTCTGCGCAGCAGGTTTCTGAATTTTTATCTTGGTCAAATGGGTTTGGTGATGCTAGCCTTCCTGGGGATATGATGAGTGCTTTGGTTAGATTGTATTTTCTAACCGGTGAGTCTGAGTGTGCGGACTTATCATATTTACTAGTAAAAACACTTTTAATGAGTTTCTCTCAATATAAGCTTGATGCTCGAGGTAGGAATGCTGTGCATTATGCTGTAAATATGTGCAATCAAAAAAAGCAAGAAAGTTTTTTGTGTGAAATAATACAATTATTAGTCTATGAAAGAGTTGAAATGGTTAGTGAACCAGATAATTATGGTAATAATCCAATGCATTATGCAGCATGTGCCCCATATATGAATTATGTGGTTATACGATACTTTGCGAAAAATGCACCCTTGATATTGACACAACAAAATTCTCATGGAGATACTCCATTACATGTTCTCTCATATATGTATTTTATAAGTTTTGCAAAGGTGCTTTCATATTATAACATACTACATAAGAAAGATTTAGATAGGAATCTGAAACCGATTGTAACCAATGAAATGGCTATTGCTGAAATGTCAAATAGGATTAAAATATCCTTAAAAAATAACCAAGCATTAGTGAAAGAAATTGAAGCTTACATGACTGAATGTATAAAGTCTTATCGATTATTGCTAACTATGGTGTCTTTTGAGCAGTTGTGTGATGTCAAAAATAATTTAGGGCATACTGTGTATGATATAATGAATGCTAATATGACAAACATATGTAGTAGAGACCTTGAAGCTTTATTGCAAAATTTTTCTCAAGTGAGTAGTAGATTACCCATATATGATTCTAGAATCGATTCACAACATGCCCTATGTGTAAATTTCTGTTTTTCAGATGAGTATAAAGTTGTTGGTCACAGTAAATATGGTCACGTATTATATTCGCTTATAAAACGTATGTATGACTTAATGTATTCTAAATTTACTGAACTGTCTGATGCTAGAGAGCTCTATATGAGCGTTAAGAATGAGCGTGATGATTTTAAACTTTTGTTTTTACTTGTCTTTATGGTATTTTTATCATTGTGTGCGCTAAATATTGTTTTAGGATTCAAGACCAAGCCTGTTTTCGGGTTTGAGCAAAGTTTATATAGGACTGTGTTAGTCTCAGTGGTATCTATTGTGTTTTTTGCAGTTGTTAGTTTGTGTTGTTTTCTGTATGTTCAACATGTGAGTCGTATCGATAATGAGGTGATGAATCAAAAGGAACAAATTATGAAAAATATATTGTTATCACATTTAGATATTGAAGAAATAGATGTTGTTAAGAAAATGATGTAA
- a CDS encoding ATP-binding cassette domain-containing protein: protein MNYISLSDLHIDFHGHQVLKGISLDIAYGESLVIVGESGSGKSVLAKTILGLITPTSGRVIVSGVDIRHNKSLIKNFGVLFQNCALFDSLTVCENIAFNLHYRFNRDKRLSREIAASGLNLVGLSTDVLDRYPIELSGGMKKRIALARAIVSEPKIMILDEPTSGLDPIMSDVVNEIIIRCHKEFNLTVITITHDISSAFKIASKIAVLYNGKIIACESAQNIKNIDNQYVKDFICRN, encoded by the coding sequence ATGAATTATATTTCTTTATCTGATTTACATATAGATTTTCATGGACATCAAGTACTGAAAGGAATAAGTCTTGATATTGCATATGGGGAGTCATTAGTTATTGTTGGGGAATCAGGTAGTGGAAAGTCTGTATTAGCAAAAACAATATTAGGTTTGATAACTCCTACTTCTGGTAGGGTAATTGTTAGCGGTGTTGATATTAGACATAATAAAAGCTTGATTAAAAATTTTGGGGTTTTATTTCAAAATTGTGCGTTATTTGATAGTTTAACGGTATGTGAAAATATTGCTTTTAACTTACATTATAGATTTAATCGTGATAAACGGTTGTCAAGGGAAATTGCTGCTTCTGGATTGAATTTGGTAGGATTGAGTACTGATGTACTGGATAGATATCCTATTGAGTTATCTGGCGGCATGAAAAAGAGAATAGCATTGGCTAGAGCTATTGTTAGTGAACCTAAAATTATGATCCTTGATGAACCGACTTCAGGGTTGGATCCAATAATGTCTGATGTTGTGAATGAAATCATAATAAGATGTCATAAAGAATTTAATTTAACAGTTATTACTATTACTCATGATATTAGTAGTGCTTTTAAGATTGCGAGTAAAATAGCTGTGTTATATAACGGGAAAATTATTGCATGTGAATCTGCTCAGAATATAAAGAACATAGATAATCAGTATGTCAAAGATTTCATATGTCGAAATTAA